The following DNA comes from Streptomyces globosus.
GGCATCGAGCGAGGTCATGCCGCCCAGGGTAGTCCCCGGCGCGGCCCGCCCGGCCGGCCCTCCCACCCCGCGAGACGCGGGGCGGACCGGGCCCTCCCGGCCGCGTCCCCAGCCGTGCGTACCGCCGCCCGCACCGGGCGGGTGCGGTGCGGCGGGACGCTCGGCGGGACGGCGGGCGGCGGTCGCCCGCTCAGTACGGGTGGACGCCCACCGGGTGCGCGGGCGGCGGTCCGTAGCCTTCCGCCACGCGGAGGTGGTAGGTCGCCCGGTCGATGACCTCCAGGCCGACGATCTCCCAGGCGGGGAGCCGGGCGGTGGAGCGGTGCTCGCCCCACAGCCGCAGCGCCACGGCGGCCGCATCGTGGAGGTCGCGGGCCTCCTCCCAGTACCGGATCTCGGCGTGGTCGTCGGCGTATCTGCTGGTCAGCAGGAAGGGGTGGTCGTGGGCCAGCTGCTCCAGGCCGCGCCGCACCTCGGACAGCGGCGCCGGCTTGCCGGAGACGCTCAGGGTGACGTGCCAGAGGCGGGAGGCCTCGGCCGGCTCGTCCCCGCCGCCGTTGATGCTGGTCAGCGCTCGTCTCACCAGCCGCCTCCTGTCTGCACCACGCGTTGTCGGGCCTTTCACAGTTGACCAGCCCGCGGGCCGCCGCGCGGCTGTTTTGCCGAACCTCAGCCCTGCAGCAGGACCAGATCGTCCCTGTGGATGACCTCGCGCTCGTACTCGGGACCGAGTTCCCGGGCAAGTTCGCGGGTCGAGCGGCCGAGAAGCCGCGGCAGCTCCTTCGCGTCGAAGTTGACGAGGCCGCGCGCGACGGCCCGTCCGTCGGGGCCCCGCAGCTCGACCGGGTCGCCGGCGGTGAAGTCGCCCTCGACGGCCGCGATGCCGGCGGGCAGCAGGGAGCTGCCGCGCTCGGTGACGGCGCGGACGGCGCCCTCGTCGAGGACGAGGTGCCCCTGGGGCGTCGAGGCGTGCTGGAGCCAGAGCAGCCGGTTGGCGGAGCGGCGGCCGGTGGCGTGGAAGTGGGTGCCGGTCTCGCGGCCGGCGAGCGCGTCGGCGGCGTGGCTGGCGGAGGTGAGGACGACGGGGATCCCCGCGGCGGCGGCGATGCGCGCGGCCTCGACCTTGGTGACCATGCCGCCGGTGCCCACGCCGGCCTTGCCGGCGCTGCCGATGGAGACGTGCGCGATGTCCTGCGGGCCGCGGACCTGGTCGATGCGGCTGGTGCCGGGCAGCGAGGGGTCGCCGTCGTAGAGGCCGTCGACGTCGGAGAGCAGGACGAGGAGGTCGGCGCGGACGAGGTGGGCGACGAGCGCGGCGAGGCGGTCGTTGTCGCCGAAGCGGATCTCGTCCGTGGCGACGGTGTCGTTCTCGTTGACGACCGGCAGGGCGCCCATGGCGAGCAGCTGGTCGAGTGTGCGGTAGGCGTTGCGGTAGTGCGCGCGCCGGCTGGTGTCGTCGGTGGTGAGCAGGACCTGGCCGACGCGGACGCCGTAGCGGGCGAAGGAGGCGGTGTAGCGGGCGACGAGGAGGCCCTGGCCGACGCTGGCGGCGGCCTGCTGCCGGGCGAGGTCGGTGGGGCGGCGGCGCAGGCCGAGCGGGGCGAGGCCGGCGGCGATGGCGCCGCTGGAGACGAGGACGATCTCCTTCTCGCCGCCGCTGCGGGCCTTGGCCAGTACGTCGACCAGTGCGTCCACCCGGTCGGCGTCCAGTCCGCCGGCCGCGGTGGTCAGGGAGGAGGAGCCGACCTTGA
Coding sequences within:
- the proB gene encoding glutamate 5-kinase gives rise to the protein MSAARQGVVDARRIVVKVGSSSLTTAAGGLDADRVDALVDVLAKARSGGEKEIVLVSSGAIAAGLAPLGLRRRPTDLARQQAAASVGQGLLVARYTASFARYGVRVGQVLLTTDDTSRRAHYRNAYRTLDQLLAMGALPVVNENDTVATDEIRFGDNDRLAALVAHLVRADLLVLLSDVDGLYDGDPSLPGTSRIDQVRGPQDIAHVSIGSAGKAGVGTGGMVTKVEAARIAAAAGIPVVLTSASHAADALAGRETGTHFHATGRRSANRLLWLQHASTPQGHLVLDEGAVRAVTERGSSLLPAGIAAVEGDFTAGDPVELRGPDGRAVARGLVNFDAKELPRLLGRSTRELARELGPEYEREVIHRDDLVLLQG